Below is a genomic region from Actinomycetota bacterium.
AGGACGTCCACGAGTTCGCTCAGCGACGCGACCGTGCGCAGCCCGTCCTGTCTGGCACGATCACGCGCCTCATCGCTGGGATCCCACCCCACCGGTTCGTGACCCTCCGCCAGGGCCTTGCCGGCCAACCCCGACCCCATCCGACCCAAACCCACGATGCCGAACCTCACAGACGGTCCTTCCTCTCGTCTACACCTCGTCTCCACGGTAGGAACACCTCGGAGGGCTCGTTACATCCGCTCTCCCTGCCCCCGCCCCGGCCCGTCATCACGTCAGCACCTCACGGAGCTGTTCGACCGTCGGTGCTCCAGCCGGACCCTCGGGGGTGTCGTAGATCCGGCAAGACAGCCCGACCGGTTCGTCTCCCTCAGCGAACGGGTCGACCCCGTCCACCAGGATCGTCGGCGATCCCCGGAACCCCGCGTCCTCGGCCGCCTCCGGCGTGTCGATCACCTCGTGGGACAGTTCGAACCCGATCTCAACGGCGAGCGTCCGCAACCGTTCGTCC
It encodes:
- a CDS encoding 6-phosphogluconate dehydrogenase yields the protein MGSGLAGKALAEGHEPVGWDPSDEARDRARQDGLRTVASLSELVDVL
- a CDS encoding thioredoxin family protein; translated protein: MQVTIQYFDACPHWRLADERLRTLAVEIGFELSHEVIDTPEAAEDAGFRGSPTILVDGVDPFAEGDEPVGLSCRIYDTPEGPAGAPTVEQLREVLT